The Anoplopoma fimbria isolate UVic2021 breed Golden Eagle Sablefish chromosome 5, Afim_UVic_2022, whole genome shotgun sequence genome contains a region encoding:
- the LOC129091510 gene encoding stonustoxin subunit beta-like produces MASDLMKVAALGRPFTLGMLYDAGKDVLIPGLTLWDDESLKGKITESVKPSSLFEITASDSIESKSTLLDVEASLKASFLCGLIEIEGSAKYLNDQKKFRNQSRVTCQYKSTTNFKQLSIIDKVTLDTHQIDVIKKSSATHVVTGILYGANAFFVFDSEKLDASSVQDIQGNMKAVINKIPSFNVEGRVGIKLTDEEKALTAKCSCKFFGDFILESNPATYEEAVKTYVQLPKLLGENGENSVPLKVWLMPLKNLYPEAPELTSGISVGLVRKTQDALEDLREIQMRCNDSLEDRVVKNVPHIQEELSTLKKLCQHYASNLQQTMAKKLPSIREGKEDESPAEEFFEERDKSPFTQEKLSKWLDDKEREITIIRSCVDTMEGAKIVRNQSELDREIFAQGVDDALCFVCTSIKRGDTYLDEMATYLDSPKLGSTNEDQWFFSDEVVTIMREKAKVFHDLSKTQKNNNQFRFLITVIPNEKYKGATIYHYKKGILVTEDFSKPDLPPAQITDKRDLIWYACDLTLDPNTAQNYLTLSEGNKKATKGSAWHNYPDHPERFDTHPQVLCREGLSGRHYWEVEWKDDSTSDESIYVGVAYKRIDRKGGGLQSSLGDNSISWALLQYLGWDSHIIEAYHNGKIKEDPFPSDGCPILGVYLDWPAGTLSFYKVSFDTLSHLYTFNTTFTDPVYPGFWFEYENNYVYLHPFE; encoded by the exons ATGGCCTCAGATCTCATGAAAGTTGCTGCCCTGGGTCGACCTTTCACCCTAGGAATGCTCTATGATGCTGGGAAAGATGTACTGATCCCAG GTTTGACGTTGTGGGACGATGAATCTCTAAAAGGGAAGATAACTGAAAGCGTTAAACCCAGCAGTCTATTTGAAATTACTGCATCTGACTCCATTGAATCCAAGTCCACTCTGCTGGATGTTGAAGCTTCTCTGAAGGCCAGTTTCCTATGTGGACTGATTGAAATCGAAGGATCTGCCAAGTATCTGAATGATCAGAAGAAATTCAGGAATCAGAGCCGAGTGACGTGTCAGTACAAATCTACCACCAACTTCAAACAGTTGTCAATTATTGACAAAGTAACCCTAGACACCCACCAAATAGATGTTATAAAGAAGAGCTCGGCAACACATGTAGTCACGGGCATCCTTTATGGGGCAAatgctttctttgtgtttgacagTGAGAAGTTAGACGCCAGCAGTGTTCAAGACATCCAGGGCAACATGAAAGCTGTGATAAACAAGATCCCCTCATTTAATGTTGAGGGCAGAGTTGGCATCAAGCTGACTGATGAAGAAAAAGCCCTGACTGCAAAATGCTCCTGTAAATTCTTCGGAGACTTCATCCTTGAAAGCAACCCTGCAACATATGAAGAGGCAGTGAAGACCTACGTACAACTTCCAAAGCTACTGGGAGAAAACGGAGAGAATTCTGTCCCATTGAAGGTCTGGCTGATGCCACTGAAGAATTTGTATCCCGAAGCTCCTGAGCTGACGAGTGGGATCAGCGTTGGACTGGTGAGGAAGACACAGGATGCTCTTGAAGATTTGAGGGAAATACAAATGAGATGCAACGATTCTCTTGAAGACAGGGTGGTAAAGAATGTTCCACATATTCAGGAAGAGttaagcactttaaaaaaattgtgtcAACACTATGCATCTAACCTCCAGCAGACCATGGCCAAGAAACTTCCCTCCATCCGTGAAGGAAAAGAAGATGAGAGCCCAGCAGAAGAATTctttgaagagagagacaagtcACCATTCACTCAAGAAAAACTAAGCAAGTGGCTGgatgataaagagagagaaatcacCATCATCAGATCCTGTGTAGATACTATGGAGGGAGCAAAGATCGTCCGTAATCAGTCTGAGCTGGACAGAGAGATTTTTGCTCAAGGTGTTGATGATGCTCTCTGCTTTGTTTGCACCTCCATAAAAAGGGGTGATACCTACCTTGATGAGATGGCCACCTACCTAGACTCCCCTAAATTAGGGAGTACCAATGAAGACCAGTGGTTCTTCTCAGATGAAGTTGTTACCATAATGAGAGAAAAAGCCAAAGTGTTCCATGACCTctccaaaacacagaagaacAACAACCAGTTCCGTTTCCTCATCACAGTCATTCCAAATGAGAAATACAAAGGAGCAACCATCTACCACTACAAGAAGGGCATTCTGGTCACTGAAGATTTTTCAAAACCTGACCTTCCTCCTGCACAGATCACAGACAAAAGAGATCTGATCTGGT ATGCCTGTGATCTCACACTGGACCCAAACACTGCACAGAACTACCTCACTCTGTCTGAGGGAAACAAGAAGGCAACAAAAGGATCAGCTTGGCATAATTATCCTGATCACCCAGAGAGGTTTGATACACATCCTCAGGTGCTGTGCAGAGAGGGGTTATCTGGGCGCCATTACTGGGAGGTAGAGTGGAAGGATGATTCAACTTCTGATGAATCTATTTATGTAGGTGTTGCATACAAGAGAATTGACAGAAAGGGAGGTGGTTTACAGAGCAGTCTTGGAGATAATTCCATATCGTGGGCTTTACTCCAATATTTAGGCTGGGATAGTCACATAATAGAGGCATATCATAATGGTAAGATAAAGGAAGATCCTTTTCCCTCTGATGGCTGTCCCATACTTGGGGTGTATCTGGACTGGCCTGCTGGCACTCTGTCCTTCTACAAAGTCTCCTTTGACACACTGAGCCACCTCTACACCTTTAACACCACATTCACTGATCCTGTTTACCCAGGCTTCTGGtttgaatatgaaaacaacTATGTCTACCTGCATCCATTTGAATAA